From Neobacillus sp. PS2-9, the proteins below share one genomic window:
- a CDS encoding alkyl sulfatase dimerization domain-containing protein, which yields MKSKVSTQPMSATSFTKKANLAVYESLNFDDLQDFVDANRGFIAPLESTMIKDNSGEIIWDIDKLEFLNDTAPETVNPSLWRNAQLQAISGLFEVVEGVYQIRGQSIATTFFFEGKQGVIVCDALGSNESAEAAMELYYNHRPRKPVSAIIISQSHADHFGGIQAVLKYAENPDIPIIAPQYFTEEALSENVLLGTIMARRAEYQFGKNLPDGTKGSVSIGIGNTMSSGTMSFEKPTVEIVNEIQTMEIDGVTFQFLLTPNTEAPAEMHFYIEEYKALFVSENANKLMHQIYTVRGAKTRDALHWANSLNKTIDLFENEEIDALLMIHAWPVWGKNQALNHLKLQRDLYKYMHDQTVRLANQGYTMDEIAETIKLPKALDTYWGNRGYYGTLKHNSKGVYNFYLGYYSAHPSDLDPLPQVEAGLKYVEYMGGAANILKQAKADFENGEYRWVAQVLKNVVMADPENSEAKNLLADAFEQLGYQAESANWRNIYLVGASELRNGINKDNSPLDVSGIIKNMPVEEFLKLIAVKLNGPKADGKKIALNVTLSNSNQEYAIYLENSVLIYKSGKLNADPDVSLTIDQFTFYGIGLGLLSPEQAVAAGKVFISGDQTKLNEFLSLLDEFDRLPNIVTP from the coding sequence ATGAAAAGTAAAGTTTCAACTCAACCTATGTCCGCAACTTCTTTTACAAAAAAGGCAAATTTAGCAGTGTACGAATCTCTAAATTTTGATGATTTACAGGATTTCGTAGATGCAAACCGAGGCTTTATTGCACCTTTAGAATCCACCATGATTAAGGATAATTCTGGGGAAATCATCTGGGACATCGATAAGTTAGAATTTCTAAACGACACTGCTCCTGAGACAGTGAACCCAAGTTTATGGAGAAATGCACAATTACAGGCTATCTCTGGTTTGTTTGAAGTTGTAGAAGGGGTTTATCAAATTCGTGGACAATCAATCGCCACCACTTTCTTTTTCGAAGGTAAACAAGGAGTCATTGTCTGTGATGCATTAGGAAGTAATGAATCCGCTGAAGCTGCAATGGAATTATATTATAATCATCGACCAAGAAAGCCAGTTTCAGCCATCATTATTAGTCAAAGTCATGCGGACCATTTTGGCGGTATTCAAGCAGTTCTAAAATATGCAGAGAATCCAGATATTCCAATTATAGCTCCCCAATATTTTACAGAAGAAGCGTTAAGTGAAAATGTGCTTTTAGGCACAATCATGGCGAGAAGAGCAGAGTATCAGTTTGGTAAAAATTTACCAGACGGTACGAAGGGCTCCGTATCTATAGGTATAGGTAATACGATGAGTTCAGGGACGATGAGTTTTGAGAAACCTACTGTTGAAATAGTAAACGAAATCCAAACGATGGAAATCGATGGGGTAACCTTTCAATTTTTATTAACTCCAAACACAGAAGCACCAGCTGAAATGCATTTTTATATCGAAGAGTACAAAGCATTATTCGTATCAGAGAACGCCAATAAATTGATGCATCAAATTTATACGGTAAGAGGGGCAAAAACGCGGGATGCTCTTCATTGGGCTAATTCACTCAATAAAACAATCGATTTATTTGAAAATGAAGAGATTGATGCCTTGCTCATGATTCATGCATGGCCTGTTTGGGGCAAAAATCAGGCATTAAACCACTTGAAATTGCAACGTGATTTATATAAATATATGCACGATCAGACAGTGCGTTTAGCCAATCAGGGATATACGATGGATGAAATTGCTGAGACAATCAAGCTTCCAAAAGCATTAGATACTTATTGGGGGAATCGTGGGTATTATGGCACGTTAAAGCATAACTCAAAGGGCGTATACAATTTTTACTTAGGTTATTATAGTGCTCATCCTTCAGATTTAGATCCATTACCACAAGTGGAAGCGGGTCTTAAATATGTAGAATACATGGGTGGAGCGGCTAACATTTTGAAACAAGCAAAAGCTGACTTTGAAAATGGTGAGTATCGCTGGGTAGCTCAAGTATTAAAAAATGTCGTAATGGCCGACCCGGAAAATTCGGAAGCAAAAAATTTATTAGCAGATGCATTCGAACAATTAGGATACCAAGCCGAATCAGCCAATTGGCGTAATATTTATCTTGTTGGTGCATCAGAACTAAGGAATGGAATTAATAAAGATAATTCCCCATTAGATGTTTCTGGAATCATTAAAAATATGCCAGTAGAAGAATTTTTAAAGCTGATCGCTGTTAAACTAAACGGCCCAAAAGCAGATGGTAAAAAAATAGCGTTGAATGTAACGTTATCAAATTCCAACCAAGAATACGCTATTTATTTAGAAAATTCTGTCTTAATATATAAATCTGGTAAGTTAAATGCTGATCCAGATGTTTCCTTAACTATTGATCAATTCACATTCTATGGAATTGGGCTTGGTCTGCTTTCACCAGAACAAGCAGTAGCAGCAGGTAAAGTATTCATTTCTGGTGACCAAACAAAATTGAATGAATTTTTATCACTATTGGATGAGTTCGACCGTCTTCCAAATATCGTAACTCCTTAA
- a CDS encoding iron-containing alcohol dehydrogenase: protein MSTSFFQFSVRTVVNSGAGSRTLLPEMIKGLGGKRAVLFTDKGLTQAGITAQIKELFEIMPGTPELVGVFEDIEQDAKGEIINRGARFFKECNGDSLIALGGGSVLDTVKGIKWMLHKGLNDIRDSLLTGNVMEWWPEAQYIFIPHVAIATTAGTGAEVSPVAVILNEKIGIKTNLLHPFINADMAILDPDLTVGLPPKITAFTGFDALTHAVEAYFSQKANPMTDAYAIQSIRMIVDNLETAVRKGDDLSARANMLMASSMAISAFCLAMNAVPVHNMAHALGAKFHIPHGLANAVLLPNVMESLPTYYLPRITGFAQALGIANPSEQPEKCLAEVVQYIRDLRKAVNLPDTFGEFECNEETLQHLVPAVHNDPAGVFYKIPATIITKVINEVFEVPAIKA from the coding sequence ATGTCGACATCATTTTTTCAATTTTCTGTTCGAACGGTTGTAAATAGCGGGGCGGGATCAAGAACTTTGCTTCCTGAGATGATAAAAGGGCTTGGGGGTAAACGAGCAGTACTTTTCACGGATAAGGGTTTAACCCAGGCCGGAATTACAGCTCAAATTAAAGAATTATTTGAAATCATGCCGGGTACGCCTGAGCTGGTTGGGGTGTTTGAAGATATCGAACAGGATGCAAAAGGTGAAATTATTAATCGAGGAGCTCGTTTCTTTAAAGAATGCAACGGTGATTCCTTAATTGCTCTTGGTGGCGGCAGCGTTTTGGATACGGTAAAAGGGATCAAGTGGATGCTCCATAAAGGTTTGAATGATATACGTGATTCCCTTCTTACCGGAAATGTGATGGAGTGGTGGCCAGAAGCCCAATATATTTTTATTCCGCATGTAGCTATTGCGACAACGGCGGGTACGGGTGCTGAAGTATCACCAGTAGCCGTTATCCTTAATGAAAAGATTGGAATAAAAACAAATCTTCTTCATCCATTTATCAATGCAGATATGGCGATTCTGGATCCGGATTTAACTGTAGGGCTTCCTCCTAAAATCACTGCCTTTACAGGATTTGACGCATTAACTCATGCAGTGGAGGCTTATTTTTCACAAAAGGCCAATCCGATGACAGACGCCTATGCAATTCAATCGATTCGAATGATTGTAGACAATTTAGAAACTGCTGTTCGAAAAGGGGACGATCTTTCAGCAAGAGCGAATATGCTGATGGCAAGTTCGATGGCTATTTCTGCTTTTTGCCTTGCGATGAATGCGGTTCCAGTCCATAACATGGCACATGCGTTAGGGGCAAAATTTCATATCCCGCACGGGCTTGCAAACGCTGTATTGTTGCCGAATGTAATGGAGTCCCTGCCGACGTACTATTTGCCAAGAATTACGGGGTTTGCCCAAGCGTTGGGAATCGCAAATCCATCAGAGCAACCAGAGAAATGTTTAGCGGAAGTTGTCCAATATATAAGAGATCTCCGCAAAGCAGTGAATTTGCCAGACACTTTTGGTGAATTTGAATGTAACGAAGAGACGCTTCAACATTTGGTACCAGCTGTTCATAATGACCCTGCCGGAGTTTTCTATAAGATACCAGCCACGATTATCACCAAAGTAATAAATGAAGTTTTCGAGGTACCTGCGATAAAGGCTTAA
- a CDS encoding aldehyde dehydrogenase family protein: MVSTVQALEFPLFLNGEWKPAISGETFNVINPATGEVAAKVAKAGKEDVEAAVSSARQAFESGVWSKKSPQERAHVLVQFGNKIIEHAEELGYLESISSGATVRRISNLDILSIVDLLQQTAKFTVEYPYVESLPTVPFPGPSNNQVWREPLGVVAAITAWNFPMILAMWKIAPALAMGNSIVVKPASNTPLSTLKLAELAAQAGIPAGVFNVVPGPGASIGEALVTHPSVDKVAFTGSTEVGSRIMEQASKTVKRVTLELGGKSPAIVLPDADMSITIPGILFGFLTHSGQVCESGTRVLVHDSIYEQVIEQLAELASTIKIGNPLDIATGMGPMVSQQQLDTVLSYIESGIQEGARLICGGKRAIVEGFENGYYIEPTIFADVHNDMKIAREEIFGPVLSVIRYSTIEEAIEIANDTIYGLAGGVWTKDVNKGMKIARELKAGTIWINDWHMLRSDAPFGGYKQSGFGRELGRHALDEYSQLKHVHCSLVPEVSQKHWYQILLG; this comes from the coding sequence ATGGTATCAACAGTGCAAGCATTGGAATTTCCACTCTTTTTAAATGGAGAGTGGAAGCCAGCTATAAGCGGAGAAACGTTTAATGTAATAAACCCTGCAACTGGTGAAGTCGCGGCTAAGGTGGCGAAAGCTGGGAAAGAAGATGTAGAGGCAGCTGTTTCATCTGCCCGCCAGGCTTTTGAGTCAGGAGTATGGTCTAAAAAATCTCCACAAGAACGTGCTCACGTACTTGTCCAATTTGGAAATAAGATCATTGAACATGCTGAAGAATTGGGTTACTTAGAGTCTATTAGTTCGGGAGCTACCGTTCGACGGATTTCAAACTTAGACATCCTATCCATTGTGGATCTCTTACAGCAAACTGCAAAGTTTACTGTCGAGTATCCGTATGTTGAGTCTCTTCCTACTGTCCCATTTCCTGGACCAAGTAATAATCAAGTTTGGCGAGAGCCGCTTGGGGTGGTAGCAGCTATAACTGCTTGGAACTTTCCAATGATTTTAGCAATGTGGAAAATTGCTCCTGCGTTAGCTATGGGGAACTCGATCGTAGTTAAACCAGCATCCAATACTCCGTTATCTACCTTGAAATTAGCTGAATTGGCTGCTCAAGCTGGAATCCCGGCAGGTGTATTCAATGTTGTACCTGGCCCTGGTGCCAGCATTGGAGAAGCACTTGTCACGCATCCAAGTGTAGACAAAGTAGCATTTACCGGTTCTACAGAAGTAGGGAGCCGCATTATGGAGCAGGCATCTAAAACGGTGAAACGTGTCACGCTTGAGTTAGGCGGGAAATCACCGGCAATCGTATTGCCTGATGCTGACATGAGCATTACCATTCCTGGCATTTTATTCGGATTCTTGACACACTCTGGACAAGTTTGTGAATCCGGTACGCGTGTATTAGTACATGATTCCATTTATGAACAAGTAATTGAACAATTAGCTGAACTTGCCAGCACGATTAAAATTGGAAATCCATTAGATATCGCAACAGGAATGGGACCGATGGTATCTCAGCAACAATTGGATACCGTACTTTCTTATATTGAATCCGGAATTCAAGAAGGGGCACGATTGATTTGCGGAGGAAAGCGTGCAATTGTTGAAGGATTTGAAAATGGCTATTATATTGAGCCTACCATTTTTGCCGATGTTCATAATGACATGAAGATTGCTAGAGAAGAAATCTTCGGTCCTGTGCTCTCAGTCATCCGTTACTCCACAATTGAGGAAGCAATCGAAATAGCGAATGATACGATTTATGGATTAGCAGGTGGAGTTTGGACAAAAGATGTAAATAAAGGAATGAAAATAGCCCGTGAATTAAAGGCTGGAACGATCTGGATCAATGATTGGCATATGCTCCGCAGTGATGCTCCATTTGGGGGATACAAGCAAAGCGGTTTCGGGCGAGAGCTAGGCCGCCATGCACTGGACGAATATTCGCAGCTAAAGCATGTTCACTGTTCACTTGTACCTGAAGTAAGCCAAAAACATTGGTACCAAATATTATTGGGATAA
- a CDS encoding long-chain-fatty-acid--CoA ligase → MVLNLNENLKNSAERYPSNIAYTFLYQSITYADLDNEVDCVAAGLSSIGLRKGDKVALLLGNCPEFVTAYYGILRAGAVVVPINPTYTSAEISYILSNSHAKAVITDSPLESTISPLKEQLEHLKMVIYTESIKSELSWEVLFQETNDIFVSPSIHEDDLAVILYTSGTTGKPKGAMLSHRNMASNVESLSKLTEFTEGDRMITVLPMFHVFSMSVCINLPIACGATIVIVPKFSPAEVIKTIRREKATLFAGVPTMFSFMLQLPETTAADFSSIRACFSGGASIPVELLHRFEEKYNVQIIEGYGLSETAPVTAFNPLRGTRKPGSVGIDIPDVKNKVVDPDGMEVPRGEVGELIVKGPNVMMGYLGMPEATFSALKDGWFYTGDLARMDEEGYIYIVDRKKDMILVGGYNVYPREVEEVLYQHPAIVEAAVIGIIDTEYGEIVKAFVVSNDECLTMDDILHFCQDKLAKYKLPKLVEFMKELPKNSTGKILRRALRVEPVEV, encoded by the coding sequence ATGGTTTTGAATTTGAATGAGAATTTAAAGAACAGTGCAGAAAGATATCCAAGTAATATAGCCTATACGTTTTTGTACCAAAGTATAACGTATGCAGATCTTGATAATGAGGTAGATTGTGTTGCAGCGGGGTTATCTTCAATAGGACTCAGAAAAGGGGACAAAGTTGCTTTACTCCTTGGAAATTGCCCTGAGTTTGTAACTGCTTACTATGGGATTCTTCGTGCAGGTGCAGTAGTTGTTCCAATTAATCCAACCTACACTTCAGCAGAAATTTCTTATATTTTATCAAATAGCCATGCGAAAGCTGTGATTACTGATTCTCCTTTAGAGTCAACAATTTCTCCATTGAAAGAGCAATTAGAACATTTGAAGATGGTCATCTATACAGAATCGATCAAGTCTGAATTGTCATGGGAGGTTCTCTTTCAAGAAACAAATGATATTTTTGTAAGCCCTTCTATCCATGAGGATGATCTGGCAGTCATTCTCTATACTTCCGGAACAACTGGAAAGCCGAAAGGCGCCATGCTATCCCATCGAAATATGGCGTCCAATGTTGAATCATTATCTAAGCTTACAGAGTTCACAGAAGGAGACCGTATGATTACTGTTCTTCCAATGTTCCATGTGTTTTCTATGTCGGTTTGTATCAACTTGCCCATTGCCTGTGGGGCAACAATTGTCATTGTTCCGAAATTTAGTCCTGCTGAGGTAATAAAAACGATTAGAAGAGAGAAAGCGACCTTGTTTGCTGGGGTTCCAACCATGTTTAGCTTCATGCTTCAGTTGCCCGAGACAACAGCAGCAGATTTCTCTTCTATTCGCGCTTGTTTTTCAGGTGGTGCTTCGATTCCGGTTGAACTGCTTCATCGATTTGAAGAAAAGTATAACGTACAAATTATAGAAGGCTATGGGCTTTCTGAAACTGCCCCTGTTACAGCTTTCAACCCATTGCGGGGAACACGTAAACCTGGTTCTGTTGGTATAGATATACCAGATGTAAAGAACAAAGTGGTGGATCCGGATGGAATGGAAGTTCCAAGAGGAGAAGTCGGAGAATTGATTGTAAAAGGTCCGAATGTGATGATGGGGTATTTAGGAATGCCGGAAGCTACATTTTCAGCCTTGAAAGATGGATGGTTTTATACAGGTGATTTGGCCCGAATGGATGAAGAAGGATACATATATATCGTGGACCGTAAAAAAGATATGATCCTTGTTGGCGGGTACAACGTCTATCCGAGAGAAGTGGAAGAAGTATTATATCAACACCCGGCTATTGTGGAAGCAGCTGTAATAGGGATTATCGATACAGAATATGGAGAGATTGTAAAGGCTTTCGTTGTATCTAACGATGAATGTTTAACGATGGATGACATCTTGCATTTCTGCCAGGACAAGCTTGCAAAGTACAAGCTTCCAAAGCTAGTGGAATTTATGAAGGAATTACCTAAGAACAGTACAGGTAAAATTTTGAGAAGAGCTTTGCGTGTTGAACCAGTGGAAGTTTAA
- a CDS encoding LysR family transcriptional regulator, translating to MHIEQLEYIVKVAETGTISIAAENLHVSQSGISQSITRLEDELGVKIFKRHRRLGAVPTDEGKALIKKAYEVLTKLQEFKDEAQAYNTVFSGNLKLSAIPGFMLFLLKPLSSFKNAYPNVNIEISEKAVQHIIENVQNKQIDIGLITVYEDLLKKREDLLFEVVLEGKMQVYVGQTSPLAKYKSITPQQLITQNVVLYNGDYVKRFANNLISKFGPMNIVFTSDNTEVIKKAIIEGLGISFGPDFSIKNDPSVLKGEIVSLDIIDYEQVNVGLAWIRSDNNHFSINAKKFLEHFKFHSRMLTH from the coding sequence ATGCATATTGAACAATTGGAATACATTGTAAAGGTTGCCGAAACAGGAACAATTTCTATAGCAGCAGAAAACCTGCATGTTTCTCAATCGGGAATCAGTCAATCTATTACTAGATTAGAAGATGAACTAGGTGTTAAAATATTTAAACGCCATCGACGACTTGGCGCTGTTCCAACTGATGAAGGAAAAGCCTTAATTAAAAAGGCATATGAAGTATTAACAAAACTTCAAGAATTTAAAGATGAAGCCCAAGCCTATAACACTGTATTTTCTGGAAATTTAAAATTATCAGCTATACCTGGCTTTATGCTGTTCCTATTAAAACCTTTATCTTCTTTTAAAAACGCCTATCCAAATGTGAATATAGAAATTTCAGAAAAAGCTGTCCAGCATATTATAGAAAATGTCCAAAATAAACAGATTGATATTGGCCTAATCACGGTTTACGAAGATTTATTAAAAAAAAGAGAGGATCTACTATTTGAGGTGGTACTTGAAGGTAAGATGCAGGTGTACGTCGGCCAAACCTCACCATTAGCTAAATATAAATCTATAACTCCCCAACAACTAATCACACAAAACGTTGTTCTCTATAATGGTGATTATGTGAAACGATTTGCCAATAACCTTATTAGTAAATTTGGACCCATGAACATTGTATTTACCTCTGATAATACAGAAGTAATAAAAAAAGCAATCATTGAAGGATTAGGAATAAGCTTCGGGCCCGACTTTTCCATAAAAAATGATCCTTCTGTTTTAAAAGGCGAGATTGTCTCTCTCGACATAATAGATTACGAACAGGTAAATGTAGGTTTAGCATGGATACGCTCAGATAATAATCATTTTTCAATAAACGCAAAGAAATTTTTAGAACATTTTAAATTCCACTCTCGAATGCTGACACATTAA
- a CDS encoding acyl-CoA dehydrogenase family protein: MQELPLEKAILAVAAYGAMEWALEITIKYLHEREAFGKPLSKQQVIRHKIAEMGGAHLKL, from the coding sequence ATGCAAGAATTACCACTTGAAAAGGCTATTCTGGCTGTTGCAGCATATGGAGCAATGGAATGGGCTCTGGAGATCACGATTAAATATCTTCATGAAAGAGAAGCTTTCGGAAAACCACTTAGTAAACAACAAGTTATTCGACACAAAATTGCTGAGATGGGGGGGGCACATCTGAAATTATGA
- a CDS encoding thiolase family protein: MREAVVVEAVRTPIGKRKGIFKNIRSDDLVAQVLQELVRRTQISAESIEDVIMGCVSQVSEQSGDIGRVAALIAGYPITVPGTTIDRQCGSSQQAVHFAAQAIISGDMDVVVAAGVENMSRVPMFSSIQGAELSKGLTSNYEIINQGLSAELIAEKWNISQDDMNQFAVGSHQKAIQAIREGRFEREIIPIFGEDGQVFNQDECPRSNSTLGDLRKLSPSFKKNGFIHPGISSPISDGAAAVLIMSREKANELGLKPRCRIIARTVVGSDPTLMLTGPIPATEKVLNKAGLSLEDIDIFEVNEAFASVPISWLKETGADPKKLNPNGGAIALGHPLGASGARLFVTMLNELERIGGRYGLQTMCEGLGMANALIIERLD, encoded by the coding sequence ATGAGAGAAGCTGTAGTCGTTGAAGCTGTACGGACACCAATAGGTAAGCGGAAAGGAATTTTTAAAAATATTCGTTCCGATGATTTAGTAGCGCAAGTTTTACAGGAACTTGTTCGGAGGACGCAGATTTCAGCAGAGAGTATTGAAGATGTCATTATGGGATGTGTGTCACAAGTTAGTGAACAGTCAGGGGATATCGGGAGGGTTGCAGCACTGATTGCCGGATATCCTATCACAGTGCCAGGAACAACGATCGACCGCCAATGTGGATCCAGCCAACAAGCCGTTCATTTTGCCGCTCAAGCGATCATTTCTGGAGATATGGACGTGGTTGTTGCAGCCGGAGTGGAGAATATGAGCCGTGTACCGATGTTTTCATCCATACAAGGAGCGGAATTGAGTAAGGGCTTGACCTCAAACTATGAAATAATCAACCAAGGTTTGTCCGCAGAGTTAATTGCAGAAAAATGGAATATAAGTCAAGATGACATGAATCAATTTGCGGTGGGCAGCCATCAAAAGGCTATTCAAGCAATTAGAGAGGGTCGCTTTGAAAGGGAGATTATACCGATTTTCGGTGAAGATGGCCAAGTCTTCAATCAGGACGAATGCCCACGATCAAATTCTACCCTCGGGGACCTTCGTAAGCTAAGTCCATCCTTTAAAAAAAATGGATTTATACATCCAGGAATATCTAGTCCTATTAGCGACGGGGCAGCTGCTGTCTTAATTATGTCACGTGAGAAGGCTAATGAATTAGGTCTTAAACCACGCTGTCGGATCATCGCTCGAACAGTGGTAGGTTCCGATCCAACATTGATGCTGACGGGACCGATACCTGCTACAGAAAAAGTACTAAATAAAGCAGGTCTATCGTTAGAAGATATTGATATTTTTGAGGTAAATGAGGCCTTCGCATCTGTTCCAATTTCATGGTTGAAGGAAACAGGGGCAGATCCGAAGAAATTAAATCCTAACGGTGGTGCAATCGCATTAGGTCATCCTTTAGGGGCTAGTGGAGCTAGACTGTTCGTGACAATGCTTAATGAGTTAGAAAGAATAGGTGGGCGATATGGGTTGCAAACAATGTGCGAAGGTCTTGGAATGGCCAATGCATTAATTATTGAACGACTTGACTAA
- a CDS encoding SDR family oxidoreductase, whose amino-acid sequence MEGNVAIITGAGRGIGEATAEKLARQGVKVVLTDIDQERVETVRSKIVELGGEAIAFSGDVTENEFPSMLVAEAVYSFGRLDVLVNNAGYTWDGLVHKMTDEQFRKIMEVHLVAPFRLIREAAPYMRDAAKKEIEQGINHYRKIINVSSIAGLTGNVGQTNYASAKAGLFGLTKSVAKEWGQFNINCNAIAFGVMDTRLTQPKEQGESISGIPLGIPKNVREQLTRAIPQKRPGTIEEAADAIYYLTSPMSNYVNGAVLQVNGGIYM is encoded by the coding sequence ATGGAAGGAAATGTAGCTATTATTACTGGGGCAGGACGAGGAATTGGTGAAGCAACTGCAGAAAAATTAGCAAGACAAGGAGTAAAAGTAGTTCTAACTGACATAGATCAAGAACGGGTAGAAACAGTAAGATCTAAAATTGTTGAATTAGGTGGGGAAGCCATTGCCTTTTCAGGGGATGTAACAGAAAACGAGTTCCCTTCCATGCTTGTAGCAGAGGCTGTATACTCCTTTGGGCGATTGGATGTTTTGGTCAATAATGCAGGATATACATGGGACGGACTTGTTCACAAGATGACGGATGAACAATTTCGGAAAATAATGGAAGTTCATTTAGTGGCACCTTTCCGTCTTATAAGAGAAGCAGCACCCTATATGAGGGATGCGGCAAAAAAAGAGATCGAACAAGGGATTAACCATTACAGAAAAATTATTAATGTGTCTTCGATTGCTGGATTGACAGGAAATGTCGGACAAACGAATTATGCATCAGCTAAGGCTGGTCTTTTTGGCTTAACTAAGTCAGTAGCAAAAGAATGGGGGCAGTTCAACATCAACTGCAACGCAATAGCTTTTGGAGTTATGGATACACGATTAACCCAACCAAAAGAACAAGGGGAATCCATCAGCGGCATTCCACTTGGCATCCCTAAGAACGTGCGTGAACAATTGACAAGAGCCATTCCTCAGAAGCGTCCAGGAACAATCGAAGAAGCTGCGGATGCAATCTATTATCTCACTTCCCCAATGTCAAACTATGTGAATGGAGCCGTCTTACAAGTAAATGGTGGTATTTATATGTAG
- a CDS encoding crotonase/enoyl-CoA hydratase family protein, translated as MKVLVEKKEKICTIQINRPNVRNAVDRETAQQLAEALRDFENDENLNVAVLYGMGGTFCAGADLKAFSIDDGNRLEIDMSKDGPMGPSRMNLSKPVIAAVSGHAVAGGLELAIWCDLRIVERDAIFGVFCRRFGVPLIDGGTQRLPRLIGMSRALDMILTGRPVGAEEALSMGLANRIVEVGTVKEEAEKLAAQIAQYPQLCMKNDRKAVYEGFDLDFEKAMQLEFTLGMIVVQSGESKNGAKRFAQGHGKHGIFNN; from the coding sequence ATGAAAGTATTAGTAGAAAAAAAAGAAAAAATCTGTACGATTCAAATCAATCGACCTAATGTTAGAAATGCCGTTGACCGTGAGACAGCACAACAGCTAGCTGAAGCACTTCGTGATTTTGAAAATGATGAAAATCTAAATGTAGCTGTACTGTATGGTATGGGAGGTACGTTCTGTGCAGGTGCTGATCTAAAAGCGTTCTCAATAGACGATGGCAATCGTTTGGAAATAGATATGTCGAAGGATGGTCCTATGGGTCCTAGTCGAATGAACTTATCAAAGCCTGTCATTGCTGCAGTATCAGGTCACGCTGTTGCAGGAGGGTTAGAGTTAGCAATTTGGTGCGATCTTCGTATAGTTGAAAGAGACGCAATATTCGGTGTTTTTTGCCGTCGTTTTGGTGTGCCACTTATAGATGGTGGAACCCAACGATTACCTCGCTTAATCGGTATGAGCCGTGCACTCGATATGATTTTAACTGGTCGACCAGTTGGGGCTGAGGAAGCACTCTCAATGGGGCTTGCCAATCGAATCGTCGAAGTAGGAACTGTGAAAGAAGAAGCTGAAAAACTAGCAGCTCAGATTGCTCAGTATCCTCAATTATGTATGAAAAATGACCGAAAAGCAGTTTATGAAGGATTTGATTTAGATTTTGAGAAAGCAATGCAGTTAGAATTCACTTTAGGAATGATTGTTGTACAAAGTGGTGAATCCAAGAATGGTGCTAAACGCTTCGCTCAAGGGCATGGCAAACATGGGATTTTTAATAATTAA